A DNA window from Vigna unguiculata cultivar IT97K-499-35 chromosome 10, ASM411807v1, whole genome shotgun sequence contains the following coding sequences:
- the LOC114165714 gene encoding UPF0481 protein At3g47200-like isoform X1 translates to MTSATTFTAIPENKPQIQHIVNIPEQIEPEMHDQCCIYKVPHHLHKLNVEAYTPYFISIGPLHSEKPELKQEKLKQRYFHAFWKRLSHKQCLAFSQYKIFLEENREKIGNSYSEPELHKKENFVDMILLDSVFIMELFLRRTNKSEQKNDVMFTTSWICKMTQRDLSLLENQLPMFVLEELHKRVILGDSDTKENCLKFTELALNYFEDYYPHKSIQKVEMIKNCESCLNFTDLIRYTYLPRQIQVNMNSSHFTPCAVESVLRTATKLNEAGVSFESVEGRSYLDVKFEKSPILSWFLCFGCLPFSECFKSRLQIPHLKVDQVTECILRNLIALEQCHYSDQPFICNYVNLIDSLIHTQDDVELLVDSEIIVHELGSHNELATMINCLCRHVVVTSNYYGRITRELNEHYNCRWKHYMGMLKSVYFRDPWRFSSTIVGTAVFLFAILNFLRVIGVLRPKY, encoded by the coding sequence ATGACTTCTGCTACTACTTTTACTGCTATACCTGAAAATAAGCCTCAGATTCAGCACATAGTTAACATTCCTGAACAGATTGAGCCTGAGATGCATGATCAGTGTTGCATCTACAAGGTTCCTCACCATCTCCATAAACTGAATGTTGAAGCGTATACACCATATTTCATCTCAATAGGCCCTCTTCACAGTGAAAAGCCGGAGCTGAAGCAGGAAAAACTGAAGCAAAGGTATTTTCATGCCTTCTGGAAACGTTTATCTCACAAGCAGTGTTTAGCTTTCTCACAGTACAAAATCTTCCTTGAAGAGAACAGAGAAAAGATAGGGAACTCTTACTCCGAGCCAGAACTCCACAAGAAGGAAAACTTTGTGGACATGATCCTGCTAGACTCAGTCTTCATCATGGAACTGTTTCTGAGAAGAACAAACAAATCTGAACAGAAGAATGATGTGATGTTCACCACATCATGGATTTGCAAGATGACTCAACGTGACTTGTCACTGTTAGAAAACCAGCTTCCGATGTTTGTGTTGGAGGAGTTGCACAAAAGGGTCATCCTTGGAGATAGTGACACCAAGGAAAACTGTCTCAAGTTCACTGAACTTGCCTTGAACTACTTTGAAGACTATTATCCACACAAGTCAATTCAAAAGGTGGAGATGATCAAGAATTGTGAATCTTGCTTAAACTTCACTGATTTGATCAGATACACCTACCTTCCTAGACAAATCCAGGTTAACATGAATTCATCACATTTCACTCCTTGTGCTGTGGAATCTGTTCTGAGGACTGCAACAAAGTTGAATGAAGCAGGTGTTAGTTTTGAATCTGTAGAAGGAAGGAGCTATTTGGATGTAAAGTTTGAGAAATCTCCAATTCTGAGCTGGTTCTTGTGTTTTGGTTGCTTACCATTCAGTGAATGTTTCAAATCTCGTTTGCAAATACCCCATTTGAAGGTAGACCAGGTGACAGAATGTATACTAAGAAACCTCATTGCTTTGGAACAGTGCCACTATTCAGACCAGCCTTTCATATGCAACTATGTGAATCTAATTGACTCCTTAATTCACACTCAAGATGATGTAGAGCTTTTGGTGGACAGTGAAATAATTGTGCATGAACTTGGAAGCCACAATGAGTTAGCAACTATGATAAATTGTCTTTGCAGACATGTTGTGGTGACTTCAAACTATTATGGCAGAATCACTAGGGAACTCAATGAACACTACAACTGCCGTTGGAAACACTACATGGGTATGCTGAAATCTGTGTATTTCCGTGACCCTTGGAGATTCAGTTCAACTATCGTGGGAACTGCTGTGTTCTTGTTTGCTATTTTGAACTTTCTAAGGGTCATTGGTGTGCTTAGACCAAAATATTAA
- the LOC114167495 gene encoding UPF0481 protein At3g47200-like yields MGVHADPSSSELKSLVKVKHVINIGVPENLRLSERSIYKVPCNLREVNKDAYTPLCISIGPIHFEKPELNTMQEHKLRYYQCFWIRVSNDEAMESYEHYLLNKEQEIRQCYSEKFELPKEKFVAMMLLDAMFIMELFLRNRELKSQSFPERNIVDDDDLIMTQSWLARNIARDMILLENQIPFFILSELYEKVVPDYQKKEDTDFVDLAFKYFAFYDPQICPSENIAKKENCFGSKKLKGGSFENLNLNQNQNQNLKPEHKHFTDLIRFYYLPTDKKKGQASDHVPRTATKLQDSGVYFEKGGEKKKLLDITFEKKQILSLCLCFGCLKCLNHFKARFRIPQLKVDHNTECLFRNLIALEQCHYPEEAFICNYVSLIDSLIHTQLDVELLVEKEVIVHELGSHKEVASLVNGLCKHVVTNSTCYYETIKGLNDHYKNKWYHTMASLRLVYFRDLWRASSTVVGIAVLIFAVFQFLRAIRALFKM; encoded by the coding sequence ATGGGGGTGCATGCTGATCCTTCATCATCTGAACTCAAATCTCTTGTGAAGGTGAAACACGTGATCAACATCGGAGTCCCAGAAAACCTAAGGTTGTCTGAGCGTAGCATCTACAAGGTTCCATGCAATCTTCGAGAAGTGAACAAGGATGCATACACTCCTCTCTGCATCTCAATAGGCCCGATTCATTTCGAAAAACCAGAACTCAACACAATGCAAGAACACAAGCTGAGATACTATCAATGCTTCTGGATTCGTGTGTCAAACGATGAAGCCATGGAGAGCTACGAACACTACCTCCTGAACAAAGAACAAGAGATTCGACAATGCTATTCGGAGAAGTTCGAATTGCCCAAAGAGAAATTCGTAGCCATGATGCTGTTGGATGCCATGTTCATCATGGAGCTTTTCTTGAGAAACCGTGAGTTGAAATCACAATCGTTTCCAGAGAGAAAcattgttgatgatgatgatctcATCATGACACAGTCCTGGCTCGCCAGGAACATCGCCAGGGACATGATCCTTCTGGAAAATCAAATACCCTTTTTCATTTTGTCGGAACTCTACGAAAAGGTTGTCCCAGATTACCAAAAGAAAGAAGACACTGACTTTGTTGATCTTGCTTTCAAGTACTTTGCATTCTACGACCCTCAGATTTGTCCTTCTGAAAACATAGCCAAGAAAGAAAATTGCTTTGGCTCCAAGAAACTCAAAGGTGGCAGCTTTGAGAATCTGAATCtgaatcagaatcagaatcagaatctGAAACCAGAACACAAACACTTCACTGATCTGATAAGGTTCTACTACCTTCCCACTGACAAAAAAAAAGGGCAAGCTTCTGATCATGTTCCAAGAACTGCAACAAAGCTGCAAGACTCGGGAGTGTACTTCGAGAAAGGTGGTGAGAAGAAAAAGCTACTAGACATAACCTTCGAGAAGAAACAGATTCTGAGTCTGTGTCTTTGTTTCGGTTGTTTGAAATGTTTGAACCACTTCAAGGCACGTTTTAGGATACCCCAGTTGAAGGTGGACCACAACACAGAATGTTTGTTCAGGAACCTGATTGCCCTGGAGCAGTGTCACTACCCTGAGGAAGCTTTCATCTGCAACTACGTGTCTCTGATTGATTCTCTGATACACACTCAGCTTGATGTGGAGTTGCTGGTTGAGAAGGAAGTGATTGTGCATGAGTTGGGGAGTCACAAGGAAGTGGCGTCTCTTGTGAATGGTTTGTGCAAACATGTGGTGACGAACTCAACGTGTTACTATGAGACCATAAAGGGTCTGAACGATCATTACAAGAACAAATGGTACCACACCATGGCATCGTTGAGGTTGGTGTACTTCCGAGACCTTTGGAGAGCAAGTTCCACTGTTGTTGGAATTGCTGTGCTCATTTTCGCTGTCTTCCAATTCCTTCGAGCTATTCGTGCTCTCTTCAAAATGTAA
- the LOC114166357 gene encoding UPF0481 protein At3g47200-like, with translation MENCVEHNIQHIINIPEVIEPAVWPECCIYKVPTSLLKVKVVAYTPLLVSIGPVHHNNAQLEEMHEQKQRYFHFFWARLSQMSKLDLLHYKAFLQLEEQNLRRCYQKKFPDISKDQFVEIMLLDAVFIMELFLRQSKKWEHKEDYLVTQGCVGKSIQCDLMLLENQLPMTVLEKLYDKVVPSSVKSHTRFINLAHEYFGGYYPHEHTSENKFEQRKWEKSLHFTDLIRNSYLPKNLSIQKNYSHKECVLRTATKLNEAGISFDMVHDRSLLDVKFEKKRFFSWFLCLGCLPCCKLFKARFQIPQLKVDHTTECVLRNLIAFEQCHYPEEPYICNYVSLIDSLIHTKDDAELLVEKETIVHELGSDQELANLVNDLCKHVVTNSTCYHQIMEDVNEHYNNDWKWAMGTLRWVYFRDPWRSSSTIVGVAVLIFTAFNFYRVTDMLF, from the coding sequence ATGGAGAATTGTGTTGAACACAACATCCAACACATAATTAACATCCCAGAAGTGATTGAGCCTGCAGTGTGGCCAGAATGTTGTATCTACAAGGTACCAACCAGTCTTTTGAAGGTGAAAGTGGTGGCCTACACTCCTCTATTGGTCTCAATAGGCCCTGTCCACCATAACAACGCTCAACTAGAGGAAATGCATGAGCAGAAACAAAGATATTTCCATTTCTTCTGGGCACGCCTGAGCCAAATGAGCAAGCTTGATTTGCTGCACTACAAAGCCTTCCTTCAACTAGAAGAGCAAAACCTGCGCCGTTGTTACCAGAAGAAATTCCCCGACATCAGCAAGGACCAATTTGTGGAGATAATGTTGTTGGATGCTGTGTTCATCATGGAACTGTTCCTCAGACAATCAAAAAAATGGGAACACAAGGAGGACTACCTAGTAACACAAGGTTGTGTCGGAAAAAGTATCCAGTGTGACTTGATGCTGCTCGAGAACCAGCTTCCAATGACAGTGTTGGAAAAACTGTACGATAAAGTTGTCCCAAGCAGTGTCAAAAGCCACACCAGATTCATTAACCTGGCTCATGAGTACTTTGGGGGTTATTATCCTCACGAACATACCTCAGAGAACAAGTTTGAGCAAAGAAAGTGGGAGAAATCACTGCATTTCACTGATCTCATTCGAAATTCGTATCTCCCTAAGAACCTGAGCATTCAGAAAAACTATAGTCACAAGGAGTGTGTTCTAAGGACTGCAACAAAGTTGAATGAGGCTGGGATAAGCTTCGACATGGTTCATGACAGATCCTTACTCGATGTGAAGTTTGAGAAGAAACGATTCTTCAGCTGGTTTCTCTGCTTGGGTTGCTTGCCATGCTGCAAGTTGTTCAAAGCTCGGTTTCAGATACCCCAGTTGAAAGTAGACCACACAACAGAGTGTGTTCTGAGGAACCTGATAGCATTTGAGCAGTGTCATTATCCTGAAGAACCTTACATCTGCAACTATGTTTCTCTGATTGATTCTCTTATTCATACCAAAGATGATGCAGAGTTGCTGGTTGAGAAAGAAACTATTGTGCATGAACTGGGAAGTGATCAAGAATTGGCAAATCTGGTGAATGATCTCTGCAAACATGTGGTGACAAATTCAACGTGCTACCACCAGATCATGGAAGATGTTAATGAACACTACAACAATGACTGGAAATGGGCAATGGGAACATTGAGGTGGGTTTACTTCAGAGACCCTTGGAGAAGCAGTTCTACTATAGTGGGTGTTGCTGTTCTAATATTCACTGCCTTCAACTTCTACCGTGTTACTGATATGCTCTTTTag
- the LOC114165981 gene encoding UPF0481 protein At3g47200-like, translated as MANAYKTCGSALSETEFEMVKHIIDMPELEELRLSECSIYKVPYNLRTVNDDAYTPQWISIGPIHLTKHQLKPMQEHKKRYFHCFWERVSNEQAMKSFKHYLQDKEENIRECYADKFPDIPREKFVDMMLLDAVFIMELLLRNCHWKSERSKHEHDYKQTKSFRVKHSDDLILTQSWLCKNITRDLILLENQIPFFVLQRLYDTVVPSESKKDEHSAGFVDLAIEYFAFYDTQMSSSDETKRVLDKNQSRKNYFSGSLRSSKKYSKSKNKDRCNKSTKHFTDLIRYFYLPTDWGRSNGCALHVLRTATKLQESGVSFEKHLNRRLLDITFEKKPFLSSFLCLGCLPYLNHFKARFRIPQLKVDHTTECVLRNLIAFEQCHYPEKPYICNYVNLIDSLIHTQLDVELLVEKEVIVHELGSDKEVATLVNSLSKHVVANSTCYFETINELNKHYQNVWNRTMAALWLVYFRDPWRASSTLVGVAFIVFAVFQFLRAVRAVFG; from the exons ATGGCAAATGCTTACAAAACTTGTGGTTCTGCACTGTCGGAAACCGAATTTGAGATGGTGAAACACATCATCGACATGCCAGAGCTAGAGGAGCTAAGGTTGTCGGAGTGCAGCATCTACAAGGTTCCTTACAATCTCCGAACGGTGAACGATGATGCCTACACCCCTCAGTGGATCTCAATTGGCCCAATTCACCTCACCAAACACCAACTCAAGCCAATGCAAGAGCACAAGAAAAGGTACTTCCACTGCTTCTGGGAGCGTGTCTCAAACGAACAAGCCATGAAGAGCTTCAAGCACTACCTCCAAGACAAGGAAGAAAACATCCGAGAATGTTACGCGGACAAATTCCCCGACATCCCCAGAGAGAAGTTCGTGGACATGATGCTGCTCGATGCAGTGTTCATCATGGAACTCTTGCTCCGAAACTGTCACTGGAAATCTGAGAGATCCAAGCACGAGCACGATTACAAGCAGACCAAATCGTTTCGGGTGAAACACAGCGATGATCTCATCTTGACACAGTCATGGCTCTGCAAGAACATCACAAGGGACTTGATCTTGTTGGAGAATCAGATACCCTTTTTTGTGCTTCAGAGACTCTACGACACTGTTGTCCCTAGTGAGAGCAAGAAGGATGAACACAGTGCAGGTTTTGTTGATCTTGCCATCGAGTACTTTGCGTTTTACGACACCCAAATGTCTTCTTCTGATGAAACCAAACGTGTTCTTGACAAGAACCAGTCCAGGAAAAACTACTTCAGTGGCTCTCTCCGAAGTTCCAAGAAATATTCTAAGTCGAAGAACAAAGATAGGtgcaacaagagtacaaaacaCTTCACTGATCTCATAAG GTACTTTTACCTTCCTACAGATTGGGGTCGAAGCAATGGGTGTGCCCTTCATGTGTTAAGAACGGCAACAAAGTTGCAAGAATCAGGAGTGAGCTTTGAGAAGCATCTGAACAGAAGGTTGCTGGACATAACCTTTGAGAAGAAGCCATTTCTGAGTTCCTTTCTCTGCCTTGGTTGCTTGCCATACCTGAACCACTTCAAGGCACGTTTCAGGATCCCCCAGTTGAAGGTGGATCACACAACTGAATGTGTTCTGAGGAACCTCATTGCCTTTGAGCAGTGCCACTATCCTGAAAAACCCTACATTTGCAACTACGTGAATCTCATCGATTCTCTGATACACACTCAGCTTGATGTGGAGTTGCTGGTTGAGAAGGAAGTGATCGTGCATGAGTTGGGGAGTGATAAGGAAGTGGCAACGCTTGTGAATAGTCTGAGCAAACATGTTGTGGCGAACTCAACGTGTTACTTCGAGACTATTAATGAACTGAACAAGCATTACCAGAATGTTTGGAACCGCACCATGGCTGCTCTGTGGTTGGTGTACTTCAGAGACCCTTGGAGAGCGAGTTCCACTTTGGTAGGCGTTGCTTTCATTGTTTTCGCTGTTTTCCAGTTCCTACGTGCTGTTCGTGCAGTGTTTGGATGA
- the LOC114165098 gene encoding transcription factor DUO1 — MHGKKEQEEYIRKGPWKAEEDEVLLNHVKKYGPRDWSSIRSKGLLQRTGKSCRLRWVNKLRPNLKNGCKFSLEEERIVIELQAQFGNRWAKIASFLTGRTDNDVKNFWSSRQKRLARILQTSGTTSKSQKSKTKVPTLLDVPVFEAPKFSSSSEGESSSKPQSCSLPLIENSEVIKMVSLPDLIKSELPSSDPIHVEQDFTLFESYNSSEQTQQISFPQIPELQNDLTFPMGSQDVLARIDEPYFVEDFFALDDASEFGIDLQHPFGFPFFEPPGSCRIETRDTVDKFKSSDSFFDDFPMDMFDNMDPPPSPSSNLL; from the exons ATGCACGGGAAAAAGGAGCAAGAAGAGTATATAAGGAAAGGGCCATGGAAAGCAGAAGAAGACGAGGTTCTACTGAACCATGTGAAGAAGTATGGTCCCAGAGATTGGAGCTCCATTCGATCCAAGGGTCTTCTTCAAAGAACTGGCAAGTCCTGTCGTCTTCGTTGGGTCAATAAGCTTCGACCAAACCTCAAGAA TGGTTGCAAGTTTTCACTTGAGGAAGAGAGGATTGTGATAGAGTTGCAGGCACAATTTGGGAACAGGTGGGCTAAGATTGCATCCTTTTTGACAGGGAGAACAGACAATGATGTGAAAAATTTCTGGAGCAGTAGGCAAAAGAGGTTGGCCAGGATTCTGCAGACATCAGGAACAACTTCCAAATCACAGAAGAGCAAAACAAAAGTTCCTACCCTTCTTGATGTTCCAGTTTTCGAG GCTCCAAAGTTCAGTTCTTCATCTGAGGGAGAGTCATCATCAAAACCTCAGTCATGCTCACTACCCTTGATTGAGAATTCTGAGGTTATCAAAATGGTATCTTTGCCAGATCTCATAAAGTCTGAGTTACCTAGTTCTGACCCAATCCATGTCGAACAAGATTTTACCCTTTTTGAGAGCTATAACAGTAGTGAGCAGACTCAACAGATTTCCTTTCCTCAGATTCCAGAACTCCAAAATGATCTCACATTCCCAATGGGAAGCCAAGATGTCTTAGCCAGAATCGATGAACCATATTTCGTTGAAGACTTTTTTGCTCTTGATGATGCATCTGAGTTTGGAATAGATCTGCAGCACCCCTTTGGATTCCCTTTCTTCGAGCCACCAGGAAGTTGCAGAATTGAGACAAGGGACACCGTTGATAAGTTCAAAAGCAGTGACAGCTTCTTCGATGACTTCCCTATGGACATGTTTGATAACATGGACCCACCTCCAAGCCCTTCTTCAAACTTATTATGA
- the LOC114166380 gene encoding UPF0481 protein At3g47200-like, which yields MDSSTATTYTAVPETDPQIEHIIDIPKEIQQELHHELCCIYKVPPKLRKLNEGEAYEPILISIGPFHHNKKPELEPMHKQKQRYFLSFWERVTNKRALASYKTFLTDNIQTIKQRYSEPGCLSKDQFVNMMLLDSVFIIELFLRKSEQKNDHIFTTPWICKNIQRDMLLLENQLPFFLMENLYKSVHKLSDLTFLELAFNYFEDYYPHTTTPDKKTILKNFSSCNHFTDLVRRFYLPEKVHAKDWNPSEHFTPCTKNERVLKTATKLNEAGVSFEKGHHKCLLDIKFQEIRVLSWFLCLGCLPCFTCVKARFRIPQLKVLQTTECVLRNLIALEQCHYPDQPFMCNYVSLIDSLIHTKDDVELLVDKEIIEHELGCHSELATMINGLCKHVVVNCNYYGKITRKLNDHYNSYWKHYMGMLRSVYFRDPWRLSSTVVGVVIFLFAIVNFLRVTGLYHPKR from the coding sequence ATGGATTCTTCTACTGCTACTACCTACACTGCAGTACCTGAAACAGATCCCCAGATAGAACACATAATTGACATTCCTAAAGAAATTCAGCAAGAACTGCATCATGAACTGTGTTGTATTTACAAGGTTCCTCCAAAACTCAGAAAGTTGAACGAAGGTGAAGCCTATGAACCAATTTTGATCTCAATTGGCCCTTTTCACCACAACAAAAAACCAGAACTAGAGCCAATGCATAAACAGAAGCAAAGGTACTTTCTTTCCTTCTGGGAACGTGTCACAAACAAAAGGGCTTTGGCCAGTTACAAAACCTTCCTCACTGACAACATTCAAACCATCAAACAAAGGTATTCAGAGCCAGGTTGTCTCAGCAAAGACCAGTTTGTGAACATGATGTTGTTAGACTCGGTCTTCATCATAGAGCTCTTTCTGAGAAAATCTGAACAGAAAAATGACCACATATTCACCACACCATGGATCTGCAAGAACATCCAGAGAGACATGTTACTACTTGAAAACCAGCTTCCGTTTTTTCTCATGGAAAATCTATACAAAAGTGTTCACAAGCTAAGCGATTTAACCTTTCTTGAGCTTGCATTCAACTACTTTGAAGATTACTATCCACACACCACAACACCAGACAAAAAAACCATTCTCAAGAACTTCTCATCCTGCAACCACTTCACCGACTTGGTGAGGCGTTTCTACCTTCCAGAAAAGGTTCATGCCAAGGATTGGAATCCATCAGAACACTTCACTCCATGCACCAAAAACGAACGTGTTCTCAAAACAGCAACAAAGTTGAACGAAGCAGGAGTTAGCTTTGAGAAAGGGCACCACAAGTGTTTGTTAGACATAAAGTTTCAAGAGATTCGAGTTTTGAGCTGGTTTCTCTGCCTAGGTTGTCTTCCATGTTTCACATGTGTAAAAGCCCGTTTCAGAATCCCTCAGTTAAAAGTGCTTCAGACAACAGAATGTGTTCTGAGGAACCTCATTGCCTTGGAACAGTGTCACTATCCAGATCAACCCTTCATGTGCAACTATGTTTCTCTGATTGATTCACTGATTCATACCAAAGACGATGTTGAGTTGTTGGTGGACAAGGAAATCATTGAACACGAACTTGGGTGCCACAGTGAATTGGCAACTATGATCAATGGTCTTTGCAAGCATGTGGTTGTGAATTGCAACTATTATGGGAAAATCACAAGGAAACTCAATGATCACTACAATAGTTATTGGAAGCATTATATGGGTATGTTGAGATCAGTGTATTTCCGTGATCCTTGGAGACTGAGTTCAACTGTTGTAGGAGTTGTTATCTTCTTATTCGCCATTGTTAACTTTCTTCGTGTTACTGGTTTGTATCATCCAAAACGATGA
- the LOC114165714 gene encoding UPF0481 protein At3g47200-like isoform X2, with product MTSATTFTAIPENKPQIQHIVNIPEQIEPEMHDQCCIYKVPHHLHKLNVEAYTPYFISIGPLHSEKPELKQEKLKQREKIGNSYSEPELHKKENFVDMILLDSVFIMELFLRRTNKSEQKNDVMFTTSWICKMTQRDLSLLENQLPMFVLEELHKRVILGDSDTKENCLKFTELALNYFEDYYPHKSIQKVEMIKNCESCLNFTDLIRYTYLPRQIQVNMNSSHFTPCAVESVLRTATKLNEAGVSFESVEGRSYLDVKFEKSPILSWFLCFGCLPFSECFKSRLQIPHLKVDQVTECILRNLIALEQCHYSDQPFICNYVNLIDSLIHTQDDVELLVDSEIIVHELGSHNELATMINCLCRHVVVTSNYYGRITRELNEHYNCRWKHYMGMLKSVYFRDPWRFSSTIVGTAVFLFAILNFLRVIGVLRPKY from the exons ATGACTTCTGCTACTACTTTTACTGCTATACCTGAAAATAAGCCTCAGATTCAGCACATAGTTAACATTCCTGAACAGATTGAGCCTGAGATGCATGATCAGTGTTGCATCTACAAGGTTCCTCACCATCTCCATAAACTGAATGTTGAAGCGTATACACCATATTTCATCTCAATAGGCCCTCTTCACAGTGAAAAGCCGGAGCTGAAGCAGGAAAAACTGAAGCAAAG AGAAAAGATAGGGAACTCTTACTCCGAGCCAGAACTCCACAAGAAGGAAAACTTTGTGGACATGATCCTGCTAGACTCAGTCTTCATCATGGAACTGTTTCTGAGAAGAACAAACAAATCTGAACAGAAGAATGATGTGATGTTCACCACATCATGGATTTGCAAGATGACTCAACGTGACTTGTCACTGTTAGAAAACCAGCTTCCGATGTTTGTGTTGGAGGAGTTGCACAAAAGGGTCATCCTTGGAGATAGTGACACCAAGGAAAACTGTCTCAAGTTCACTGAACTTGCCTTGAACTACTTTGAAGACTATTATCCACACAAGTCAATTCAAAAGGTGGAGATGATCAAGAATTGTGAATCTTGCTTAAACTTCACTGATTTGATCAGATACACCTACCTTCCTAGACAAATCCAGGTTAACATGAATTCATCACATTTCACTCCTTGTGCTGTGGAATCTGTTCTGAGGACTGCAACAAAGTTGAATGAAGCAGGTGTTAGTTTTGAATCTGTAGAAGGAAGGAGCTATTTGGATGTAAAGTTTGAGAAATCTCCAATTCTGAGCTGGTTCTTGTGTTTTGGTTGCTTACCATTCAGTGAATGTTTCAAATCTCGTTTGCAAATACCCCATTTGAAGGTAGACCAGGTGACAGAATGTATACTAAGAAACCTCATTGCTTTGGAACAGTGCCACTATTCAGACCAGCCTTTCATATGCAACTATGTGAATCTAATTGACTCCTTAATTCACACTCAAGATGATGTAGAGCTTTTGGTGGACAGTGAAATAATTGTGCATGAACTTGGAAGCCACAATGAGTTAGCAACTATGATAAATTGTCTTTGCAGACATGTTGTGGTGACTTCAAACTATTATGGCAGAATCACTAGGGAACTCAATGAACACTACAACTGCCGTTGGAAACACTACATGGGTATGCTGAAATCTGTGTATTTCCGTGACCCTTGGAGATTCAGTTCAACTATCGTGGGAACTGCTGTGTTCTTGTTTGCTATTTTGAACTTTCTAAGGGTCATTGGTGTGCTTAGACCAAAATATTAA
- the LOC114166877 gene encoding obtusifoliol 14-alpha demethylase: MEIDSRFLSTGLLLVATILVAKLISAFIVPKSRKRVPPVVKGWPLVGGLVRFLKGPIFMLREEYPKLGGVFTLKLFHKNITFLIGPEVSAHFFKAPETDLSQQEVYQFNVPTFGPGVVFDVDYSVRQEQFRFFTEALRVNKLKSYVNQMVAEAEDYFSKWGPSGEVDLKYELEHLIILTASRCLLGREVRDKLFDDVSALFHDLDNGMLPISVLFPYLPIPAHKRRDQARKKLAQIFATIIASRKSASKSEDDMLQCFIDSKYKDGRPTTEAEVTGLLIAALFAGQHTSSITSTWTGAYLLCNNKYLSAVQEEQKQLMEKHGDRVDHDVLAEMDVLYRCIKEALRLHPPLIMLLRSSHSDFSVTTREGKEYDIPKGHIIATSPAFANRLGHIFKDPERYDPDRFSAGREEDKAAGAFSYISFGGGRHGCLGEPFAYLQIKAIWTHLLRNFELELVSPFPEIDWNAMVVGVKGKVMVRYKRKVLSVDQ; encoded by the exons ATGGAGATTGATAGCAGGTTTTTGAGCACTGGGCTCCTCCTGGTTGCCACAATCCTTGTGGCAAAACTCATTTCGGCCTTCATAGTGCCCAAATCCAGGAAGAGGGTACCCCCAGTTGTGAAGGGGTGGCCCTTGGTTGGAGGGCTTGTCCGTTTCCTCAAAGGTCCAATCTTTATGCTCCGTGAGGAGTACCCTAAGCTTGGGGGTGTCTTCACCCTCAAACTCTTCCACAAGAACATCACTTTCCTCATTGGCCCTGAGGTCTCCGCACACTTCTTTAAGGCTCCGGAGACTGATCTCAGCCAGCAAGAGGTGTACCAATTCAATGTGCCAACTTTTGGACCTGGGGTGGTCTTTGATGTTGACTACTCTGTCAGACAGGAACAGTTCAGGTTCTTCACTGAGGCTCTTAGGGTCAACAAGCTAAAGAGTTATGTCAATCAGATGGTTGCAGAAGCAGAG GACTATTTCTCAAAGTGGGGACCCAGTGGTGAGGTTGATTTGAAGTATGAGCTTGAGCATCTCATTATCCTGACAGCCAGTAGATGTCTCCTGGGGCGTGAAGTTCGGGACAAgctttttgatgatgtctctGCACTGTTCCATGATCTTGACAATGGGATGCTTCCAATCAGTGTGCTCTTCCCATACCTTCCTATCCCAGCTCACAAGCGCCGAGACCAGGCACGCAAGAAGCTAGCTCAAATCTTTGCCACCATCATAGCTTCTCGCAAGAGTGCAAGCAAATCAGAAGATGACATGCTGCAGTGCTTCATCGACTCAAAATACAAAGATGGTCGTCCAACAACTGAAGCTGAAGTCACTGGACTCCTCATTGCTGCACTCTTTGCTGGCCAACACACAAGTTCAATCACCTCCACTTGGACTGGTGCATATCTGCTGTGTAACAACAAGTACCTTTCAGCTGTGCAGGAGGAGCAGAAGCAGCTGATGGAAAAGCATGGTGACAGAGTTGACCATGATGTTTTGGCTGAAATGGATGTGTTGTATAGGTGCATCAAAGAAGCCTTGAGACTCCACCCTCCTCTGATCATGCTGCTGAGAAGCTCACACAGTGATTTTAGTGTCACAACAAGAGAGGGGAAAGAGTATGACATTCCCAAAGGCCATATAATTGCTACATCACCTGCATTTGCCAACAGGCTAGGACACATTTTCAAGGACCCTGAGAGGTATGATCCTGACCGGTTTTCGGCCGGGAGGGAGGAGGACAAGGCGGCCGGAGCATTCTCATACATTTCGTTTGGAGGTGGTAGACATGGATGCCTTGGTGAGCCATTTGCATATCTGCAGATTAAAGCAATATGGACTCATCTGCTGAGGAATTTTGAACTGGAGTTGGTGTCACCTTTTCCTGAGATAGATTGGAATGCCATGGTTGTGGGAGTTAAGGGAAAAGTGATGGTCCGATATAAGAGGAAGGTGCTTTCAGTTGATCAATAG